Proteins from one Candidatus Omnitrophota bacterium genomic window:
- a CDS encoding radical SAM protein codes for MFNRTVKTICPACNKDLDGKYYEEDGKILLEKICSEHGKVVDLVSSDAEIFKDKISLFDHLKDYGCGIPKCREGVFKCAVHQMRKSELSFIEITTRCNMKCPVCYADADSKGKDVPYDDIVRMLETIAKEDKDTHVILTGGEPTIHPDFFKIVQKVTELGLLRRTFIATNCITIANKDFCKKVYDAGIRKFYLAFDGTDPEACIKLRGSLIAYESVRKALQNIRELGKAWIILSFTTSKEWNLNNLPEAIKFAMDNQDVVKRVMVTTECYSGRVTDIKDLVNKRLTGDCVEKFLCEKIGAKAITFPLAAIYILMKPLKYAGLIDAGKSASSNFSPMCGQMGMIISEKGKLYSMVDLVVNDPRKNIYKCGREIDALAEKMEKANRLAVFLWYLPAYFFTLLKYINKKFLLKAIGASIACGFNSKKIAKAILGEKRVELYYLLGSDKYNFVWDRMPYCATHHYRIHPTTKEIIKVPGCLVFAFREELQNY; via the coding sequence ATGTTTAATAGGACCGTAAAGACTATATGCCCCGCCTGCAACAAGGACCTCGACGGGAAGTATTACGAGGAGGACGGCAAGATCCTTCTCGAAAAGATATGCAGCGAACACGGTAAGGTGGTCGACCTCGTCTCTTCCGACGCAGAGATCTTCAAGGATAAGATCAGCCTCTTCGACCATCTTAAAGATTACGGCTGCGGCATCCCCAAATGCCGCGAGGGTGTCTTTAAATGCGCGGTCCACCAAATGCGCAAATCCGAGCTGTCATTCATCGAGATAACCACCCGCTGTAACATGAAGTGCCCGGTCTGTTACGCCGATGCCGATTCCAAAGGCAAAGACGTCCCGTATGACGACATCGTGCGCATGCTCGAGACGATAGCGAAAGAAGACAAGGATACCCACGTCATACTGACAGGCGGCGAGCCGACGATACATCCGGATTTTTTTAAGATAGTCCAAAAAGTGACAGAGCTCGGGCTCCTGAGGCGTACCTTCATTGCTACAAATTGCATAACAATTGCTAATAAAGATTTTTGTAAAAAGGTATACGACGCCGGAATAAGGAAATTCTACTTAGCCTTCGACGGGACCGACCCGGAGGCCTGTATAAAATTAAGGGGAAGCCTTATCGCGTACGAATCCGTGCGCAAGGCGCTGCAGAATATCCGCGAGTTGGGCAAGGCATGGATAATACTTTCGTTTACCACATCGAAAGAATGGAACCTTAACAATCTTCCGGAAGCGATAAAGTTCGCGATGGACAACCAGGACGTCGTCAAGCGCGTTATGGTGACGACCGAGTGTTATTCCGGCCGCGTTACTGATATAAAGGACCTGGTCAATAAAAGGCTTACCGGCGACTGCGTGGAAAAATTCCTCTGCGAAAAGATCGGAGCGAAGGCGATCACTTTTCCGCTCGCTGCCATTTATATTTTGATGAAACCGCTTAAATACGCGGGACTAATAGATGCGGGTAAATCGGCCTCATCGAATTTCAGCCCGATGTGCGGGCAGATGGGCATGATAATTTCGGAAAAAGGCAAATTATATTCGATGGTCGACCTCGTGGTGAACGACCCGCGCAAAAATATTTACAAATGCGGAAGGGAGATAGACGCGCTCGCGGAAAAGATGGAAAAAGCAAACCGCCTGGCGGTATTCCTCTGGTACCTGCCGGCATATTTCTTCACTTTATTAAAATACATCAACAAGAAATTCCTTTTAAAGGCGATCGGGGCTTCGATCGCGTGCGGATTCAACTCCAAGAAGATCGCGAAGGCCATCCTCGGGGAAAAAAGAGTGGAACTTTATTACCTTTTGGGTTCGGATAAATATAATTTCGTTTGGGACAGGATGCCGTACTGCGCGACCCACCATTACCGCATCCACCCGACGACAAAAGAGATCATAAAAGTCCCCGGATGCCTTGTTTTCGCCTTCAGGGAAGAGCTCCAAAATTATTAA